One window of Populus nigra chromosome 5, ddPopNigr1.1, whole genome shotgun sequence genomic DNA carries:
- the LOC133693627 gene encoding thioredoxin M-type, chloroplastic-like: protein MAMKNCFQVSSVSTTTRAGVCYPFAPLEKLQLPTCKGPNTSNLSLSSPSSSFPRSLRSRCQKSRVVCKAREAVDAVQVATDASWDTVIGSETPVLVEFWAPWCGPCKMIAPVVEELAKEYAGKIACYKVNTDDCPNIATKYGIRSIPTVLFFKKGEKKESVIGAVPKTTLSNSIDKYIDA, encoded by the exons ATGGCTATGAAGAATTGTTTCCAAGTTAGTTCAGTGAGTACTACCACCAGAGCTGGTGTTTGCTATCCATTTGCTCCTCTGGAAAAGCTTCAATTGCCAACCTGTAAAGGACCCAACACATCCAATTTATCGTTGTCTTCACCTTCTTCATCCTTTCCTCGCTCACTGAGAAGCAGATGCCAAAAATCCCGCGTTGTCTGCAAAGCTCGTGAAGCTGTAGATGCAG TTCAAGTAGCGACAGATGCAAGCTGGGATACTGTGATTGGAAGCGAAACCCCTGTTCTTGTGGAGTTTTGGGCACCATGGTGCGGACCTTGTAAGATGATAGCACCGGTAGTCGAGGAGTTGGCAAAAGAATATGCAGGAAAGATAGCTTGTTACAAAGTCAACACTGATGACTGCCCTAATATTGCCACAAAGTATGGAATAAGAAGCATTCCGACAGTGCTGTTTTTCaagaaaggagagaagaaagaaagtgtTATTGGAGCAGTGCCCAAGACCACCTTGTCTAATTCCATAGACAAGTATATAGATGCTTGA